The genomic DNA GAGCTCCGTGCGCCGGCTCACCAGCCTCGGCGTCATACTCGACGAGCAGAAAAGTGATCGGGCAAATACGCGTCTGTCACTGCCACTGCCCCGAACGCTTACCAAATCAGACAGTGCATGTGACGTTAAGAAGCCCTTGCCAGAGTACAACTGTGCTGCGCAACAGCGAAAGGCCGCGGCCGTCAAACGACAACCGCGAGCGATCTGCCCTTCCGTTACCAACAAACcggcagcaaaagcaacaacaacaacaacaacagccacaggaaCAGCGGACCGGCGCGATCGACGCAAAGTGTTTAAGAAAACGATTCCACGCAAAGGACCGGGTCCGACGGGTAGTCGTGCAACAGTCGGCTGCAAACCAACGGCAGCAGGAGCCAAGCAGCGGTACGATCCGGAGCAAATGTACACCAAAGCGCTGGAGCAGTGCGCACGGCAGAAGAAAGCCAAACCGATCTCGCAGCGGAAGGTGTCGACGCGGTTCGCCAACCGGATGCAGTACTCTCTCTCCTCATCGTCGTCGGAGAGTGACAGCGATGAGGTGTTTTTCACTCCGATAGCAGCTCGCGATCGTCCCACGTCCAGTTCGCGGGCGGCCAAACCGCCCTCCCCAGCAGTCGCTAATACTCGCACAAACGACACAAATCCGACCGACGCAAAGCCGACTTCGAGCAAGGCGGTCAAGGATTCTCCCAACAAAACGGCGTCCCCGACGGAGCGAGAGATTGTGGGCCCGTTTCAGTCGATCACGCTCAGCGCTTCCAAGCGGCAGCTGGCCCAGCCGGCAGGACCGGCCGGTACCACACCGCCCAAGAAGTGGGTCGGCCTTCACAAGGACGGTTACTACTACGAGGAAGGGTTGGTCATCTATCGGCCGACGACGGTGCGGCCCGATGCGGACAGCAGCGAGCGCATTAATCTGCGCGTCGGTGATCTCAATCTGACCGGCGTCACGAAGGAGCGCCATTTGACCAAGTTCCAAGCGTTCAACTATTTCGTCCATCCCAACTCGACCGTGTGCTTCTATCCGAGCGATTCGGCCGACACCGAGGAGCATAGCGACACGACTGACACCGAACACTCGTACGACGATCCCATCCAAACGTTCCGGCCGCGCAACACGGATCGGTTGAATGTGGTCGAGATTCGCTACCACAATCGGCCCAACCCCCGTACTCAACAGAACCGCTAGAAGACTGCTGCTGCATTCATTGGTGAATCTCATCATTCCCTTTCTTATTATTTGGACCGTACGGAATTAATCTACATCTGAAATTTATCCCTTTGACATggtcacaacacacacacacacactgtagtTTCCATACCTGTATCTGTTagaattagttttttttttacatgaaataaaatataccAATTGCTGTTCCATGAAGTGAAGTTTTAAGTTGTTGCTTTTCAATCCTTCCAGATGTAGTAGCATTTTCCTTACAGAAGAGAAGAGAATTGAGAAGCCTATTGTAAGGAAGCGCGGGCCCTTTTTTGTACTTCGGATCCAAGCATCCCTACCACCGATCCCCGACGCCTTGATTCTTTCAGAAAGATTCAGCCAACCACTCATTTATGTAAAAAACCGAATAAGAACGGCTTGACCGTAGTATTAAAGTAAAGTAGGTGTGTTGTCTGGACAGTGGAAGTAGTAGAAAGCCTATACAAAGAACATACGATCTCGGTTCCACTGCGGTTCCGTGCCAGTTGGCGCCGTTGGAAATTGTGTCTTACAGAGTAAAGTGGCCTACACGCTAAAGTTGGGTCATTGCCTAAGCAAGTCGATCGCACCGCGAGCGACGTTCACTCAATCGACTTCCAGCTTTCGGAAGCTGCCAGCCAACCCGTACGTCGAGTTATCGTTCGCCCCCGTGCATCCG from Anopheles stephensi strain Indian chromosome 2, UCI_ANSTEP_V1.0, whole genome shotgun sequence includes the following:
- the LOC118507883 gene encoding uncharacterized protein LOC118507883, giving the protein MSTEVKTTNVEEVLPNDEDLGRRNCRWREFVQKYEDATQNQSDHSMDIDTAMGMLDQDMSDGSSVSDVLEASSEEQSPPENVEEIQRQLKVAVPLRKREWEANGLKEILDDNEFRMLSHEKVENWLRNHMHSITGHYNVHYKTEQVTTVTETRMDADADSLYSVDTAQYIRSNKQISNKLKVTTMIKQYSVTSSVRRLTSLGVILDEQKSDRANTRLSLPLPRTLTKSDSACDVKKPLPEYNCAAQQRKAAAVKRQPRAICPSVTNKPAAKATTTTTTATGTADRRDRRKVFKKTIPRKGPGPTGSRATVGCKPTAAGAKQRYDPEQMYTKALEQCARQKKAKPISQRKVSTRFANRMQYSLSSSSSESDSDEVFFTPIAARDRPTSSSRAAKPPSPAVANTRTNDTNPTDAKPTSSKAVKDSPNKTASPTEREIVGPFQSITLSASKRQLAQPAGPAGTTPPKKWVGLHKDGYYYEEGLVIYRPTTVRPDADSSERINLRVGDLNLTGVTKERHLTKFQAFNYFVHPNSTVCFYPSDSADTEEHSDTTDTEHSYDDPIQTFRPRNTDRLNVVEIRYHNRPNPRTQQNR